The following proteins are co-located in the Candidatus Paracaedibacter acanthamoebae genome:
- the ftsY gene encoding signal recognition particle-docking protein FtsY, producing MNEKKSWWLRLKDGLKKTSDTLEDGLKNVFVRKRLDQETLDELEELLILSDMGVETASKLTQALSKEKMDKDITLEEIKEFLAERVTSILIPYTSELSISKAHHPHVILVVGVNGSGKTTTIGKLAKQWHDVGHKVRLAACDTFRAAAVEQLQVWANRSGIPVSVGKENADAAALAFEALQLAKEEGSNILMIDTAGRLHNKAGLMDELKKLTRVIQKLEPSAPHSVLLVLDATTGQNAHAQVQTFKEMIGVTGLIVTKLDGTAKGGVVVSLCEKFKLPIHAIGVGESIDDLRPFTASDFARTLISMD from the coding sequence ATGAATGAAAAAAAATCTTGGTGGTTGCGGCTTAAAGATGGTCTAAAAAAAACCTCTGATACATTAGAAGATGGCCTTAAAAATGTCTTTGTTCGCAAACGACTCGACCAGGAGACTCTGGATGAGCTGGAAGAGCTTTTAATTCTCAGTGATATGGGGGTCGAAACCGCAAGTAAGCTCACGCAAGCCTTATCCAAAGAAAAAATGGACAAAGACATCACCCTGGAAGAAATTAAAGAATTTCTTGCAGAGCGAGTGACGTCTATACTCATACCTTATACCAGCGAACTTAGCATTTCAAAGGCTCATCATCCCCACGTTATCCTGGTCGTTGGCGTTAACGGCAGCGGCAAGACAACAACGATTGGCAAACTTGCCAAGCAATGGCATGATGTTGGCCATAAAGTGCGATTAGCCGCCTGTGACACTTTCCGCGCCGCCGCCGTTGAGCAACTACAAGTGTGGGCGAATCGATCTGGGATCCCGGTTAGTGTTGGAAAAGAAAATGCCGACGCGGCAGCTCTGGCTTTTGAAGCTCTTCAACTCGCTAAAGAGGAAGGCAGCAATATTTTAATGATCGATACTGCCGGTCGATTGCATAATAAGGCCGGTCTGATGGATGAACTCAAAAAACTTACCCGCGTTATTCAGAAATTAGAGCCTTCAGCCCCCCACTCTGTTTTGTTAGTCCTGGATGCAACCACAGGACAAAATGCCCATGCCCAAGTCCAAACATTCAAGGAGATGATTGGCGTTACAGGATTAATTGTCACCAAACTCGATGGCACAGCCAAAGGTGGAGTTGTTGTATCCTTATGCGAAAAATTCAAGTTGCCTATTCATGCTATTGGTGTTGGAGAATCAATTGATGACCTACGCCCCTTTACAGCATCTGACTTTGCTCGTACACTAATTAGTATGGACTAA
- a CDS encoding AMP nucleosidase, translated as MLFNKLDKSYLPFHAMGELQSFDDAKLATDYIKKIYDTNIEKIRTAFGHFINSTDTDIIDNFPKIADANYPFLGIKVTRKDLNLDASLAYGVISEPGVYGGTLTRPDIFYDYYLEQISLLIKRHNVPVFVGNSAWPIPLPFAIDTHAEFKNSQAIDLSGLWQLDAGFVLPNLTNIDDDIANCTHKPQSTIKPISIFTGERVDYSLHRLHHYTGTSPEHFQGFILLTNYQRYADEFIRYGLDALLADDAYTDLILPGGISCKTETDIPSSIPLPQMPAYHLKRKDGMGITFINIGVGPSNAKNITDHLAVLRPHCWLMVGHCAGLRQTQILGDYVLAHGYVRDDNVLNLDLPIWVPVPPIAEVQVALQEAVQTISNQKGRDVKHSMRTGTVISTDDRNWELRTKQLYKEFRQSRAIALDMESATVAANGFRFRVPYGTLLCVSDKPIHGELKLRGMANQFYNDRVTQHLHVGLETMRILREKGVDDLHSRKLRGFDEPPFR; from the coding sequence ATGCTGTTTAATAAACTTGATAAGAGCTATCTTCCCTTTCATGCCATGGGCGAATTACAATCATTTGATGATGCAAAGTTAGCAACCGATTATATAAAAAAAATATACGATACCAATATTGAAAAAATTCGAACAGCCTTTGGCCATTTTATTAATTCTACTGACACGGATATAATAGATAATTTTCCAAAAATTGCCGATGCCAACTATCCATTTCTTGGAATCAAAGTCACGCGCAAAGATTTGAATTTGGATGCTAGCTTGGCCTATGGTGTTATCAGTGAACCGGGCGTCTATGGAGGTACCCTCACCCGCCCCGATATATTCTATGATTATTATTTAGAGCAAATTTCCTTACTGATTAAACGTCACAATGTACCAGTGTTTGTGGGGAATAGCGCCTGGCCAATTCCTTTACCCTTTGCTATTGATACCCATGCTGAATTTAAAAATTCGCAAGCTATTGATTTAAGCGGCCTGTGGCAATTGGATGCGGGCTTTGTTCTACCAAACCTAACAAATATTGACGATGATATCGCCAATTGTACCCATAAACCTCAAAGCACCATTAAACCAATTAGTATTTTTACCGGTGAGCGCGTTGATTATTCCTTGCATCGTTTGCATCACTATACAGGAACAAGTCCAGAACACTTCCAAGGCTTTATTCTTTTGACCAACTATCAACGCTATGCCGATGAGTTTATAAGGTATGGGTTGGATGCCTTATTAGCAGATGACGCCTACACAGACCTTATTTTACCCGGTGGCATTTCTTGTAAAACAGAAACGGATATACCCTCTAGCATACCATTGCCTCAAATGCCTGCCTATCATCTTAAACGCAAAGATGGCATGGGAATTACGTTTATCAATATTGGGGTGGGGCCCAGCAATGCCAAAAATATTACCGATCACTTGGCTGTCCTTCGCCCACATTGTTGGTTGATGGTCGGCCATTGTGCTGGTCTGAGGCAAACTCAAATTTTAGGAGATTATGTTCTAGCCCATGGCTATGTACGGGATGATAATGTCTTAAATTTAGATTTACCCATATGGGTTCCCGTCCCCCCCATTGCTGAAGTTCAAGTTGCTTTACAAGAGGCTGTTCAAACCATCTCAAACCAAAAAGGGCGAGATGTGAAGCATAGCATGCGAACAGGAACAGTTATTTCCACCGATGACCGCAACTGGGAACTTCGAACCAAACAGCTTTATAAAGAATTCAGGCAAAGCCGCGCTATTGCGCTTGATATGGAATCGGCCACCGTCGCGGCCAACGGGTTCCGTTTTAGAGTTCCCTATGGCACATTATTATGTGTATCTGACAAACCTATTCATGGCGAATTAAAGCTGCGCGGTATGGCAAATCAGTTTTATAATGACCGTGTTACCCAACACCTGCATGTCGGCCTCGAGACCATGCGTATACTTCGGGAAAAAGGGGTTGATGACCTCCATTCTCGGAAATTACGCGGATTCGATGAACCACCATTCAGGTAA
- a CDS encoding rhodanese-like domain-containing protein, producing MTTGTPTVDVNTLNQWLKADDVILIDVREETEFAENSIEGAILISLSTFDPDNVPQTLNKKIVFQCRSGKRSAHACSVFLQEYPHTKAYNLEGGILAWQAANLPLCHILQNY from the coding sequence ATGACCACAGGAACTCCAACTGTTGATGTGAATACCTTAAATCAGTGGTTAAAGGCTGATGATGTTATTTTAATTGATGTCCGGGAGGAAACTGAATTTGCAGAAAATTCTATTGAAGGGGCTATTCTTATTTCCTTAAGTACTTTTGATCCCGATAATGTTCCTCAAACTCTTAACAAAAAAATCGTTTTTCAGTGCCGCTCCGGAAAACGCAGCGCGCACGCCTGCTCTGTCTTTTTGCAAGAATACCCCCACACAAAGGCTTATAATTTAGAAGGTGGCATTCTGGCTTGGCAGGCAGCTAATCTTCCCCTTTGCCATATCCTCCAAAATTATTAA
- a CDS encoding patatin-like phospholipase family protein, whose protein sequence is MLKFAMHIGRLCYISFILISVTIAEDLYHLSSIAPSSYQSIFSEESTPTVTSFLESIHKIAETIEDLNLQHEEDGPDGVLLERLKIKLSKKIQKYAKKYADGLDTTTPLTKFRILSLDGGGIRGFLECIFLSHLSHLTGKPIHELFDMIIATSTGTLIAAGLTIEKPENYKADLSYNEFMPYRDSVNSPHYTPEELATIYLQDGPNIFSQKNSWLRAWLASWVGDRMGACLGSWLDPWLGSWLGPKYNDTDLNKTLEQFFGDKTLKDLKLPVFLTAYDLDNKKIMTFSTLEPQDSTEKNVFLRDALRACVAAPTIFAPVKILHRNTCDAGIFLNNPAELGLSQATHYLKTSQDQIILFSLGCGYNTDSKDSQTYQNMGLKGWAEEFMNTACDGQRTHDSISHRHKSAKSPTHYCRVSPLLKSKEMQMDSTKVQDFKTWADAAKKEILLRKDDIGRLAEQLIASMPPIEKQQAVPFINSISKENESLLAGDLSIPHTLTAVAADAGSSCPPPKSSHALHAGDLPQ, encoded by the coding sequence ATGCTTAAATTTGCCATGCACATAGGACGGTTATGCTATATAAGCTTTATCTTAATATCTGTAACCATAGCCGAAGACCTCTACCACTTATCATCCATTGCGCCCTCTTCTTATCAATCAATCTTCTCTGAAGAGTCGACTCCTACTGTAACTTCATTTTTAGAAAGCATCCACAAGATTGCAGAGACTATTGAAGACTTAAATCTACAACATGAAGAAGATGGCCCTGATGGCGTGCTGCTTGAGAGGTTAAAAATTAAACTCTCAAAAAAAATTCAGAAATATGCAAAAAAATATGCTGATGGTTTGGATACCACGACTCCTCTCACTAAATTTCGCATTCTTAGTCTGGATGGCGGCGGAATTAGGGGGTTCTTAGAATGTATCTTTTTATCGCATTTAAGTCATCTGACAGGTAAGCCAATCCATGAGCTGTTTGATATGATTATTGCAACCTCGACCGGAACTCTTATCGCCGCTGGATTAACCATAGAAAAGCCCGAGAATTATAAAGCAGATCTTTCCTATAATGAGTTTATGCCTTATAGGGATAGTGTCAACTCTCCTCATTATACGCCTGAAGAACTTGCCACCATCTACTTACAAGATGGTCCCAATATTTTTTCCCAAAAGAATAGTTGGTTACGAGCTTGGTTAGCGTCCTGGGTAGGGGATAGAATGGGGGCCTGCCTGGGATCTTGGCTAGACCCGTGGCTGGGATCCTGGTTGGGGCCAAAATACAATGATACAGACCTTAATAAAACCCTTGAACAATTCTTTGGAGATAAAACTTTAAAAGATCTAAAGCTACCTGTTTTTTTAACAGCTTATGATCTTGACAATAAAAAAATTATGACCTTTTCAACGTTGGAGCCCCAAGACAGCACTGAGAAAAATGTATTCCTCCGAGACGCTTTAAGAGCCTGTGTTGCCGCTCCTACTATATTTGCACCTGTTAAAATTTTACACAGAAATACTTGTGATGCAGGAATTTTTTTGAATAATCCAGCAGAGTTAGGACTAAGCCAAGCTACTCACTATCTTAAAACGTCGCAGGATCAGATCATTTTATTTTCTTTAGGATGCGGATATAATACGGACTCCAAGGATTCACAAACCTATCAAAATATGGGATTAAAAGGGTGGGCTGAGGAATTTATGAATACCGCGTGTGATGGGCAAAGGACGCATGACTCAATTAGTCACCGACATAAGTCAGCGAAATCGCCGACCCACTATTGCAGGGTGAGCCCGTTATTAAAAAGCAAAGAGATGCAAATGGATAGCACTAAGGTGCAGGACTTCAAAACATGGGCCGATGCTGCCAAAAAAGAGATTTTACTAAGAAAAGATGATATCGGCCGCCTGGCAGAACAGTTGATTGCCTCAATGCCACCCATTGAAAAGCAACAAGCCGTCCCTTTCATAAACTCAATCAGCAAAGAAAATGAAAGTCTTTTAGCCGGTGATTTATCAATCCCTCATACCTTAACAGCTGTAGCTGCAGATGCAGGCTCTAGTTGCCCCCCACCCAAATCTTCACACGCTTTACACGCCGGGGATCTGCCTCAATGA
- a CDS encoding hemolysin family protein: protein MPSSSEPDPSLFTRLNGLIKKLFKGKKRAGEAQEQSNLREALEELIDEHMEDGGQPIPLEEREFLGSLVSFTELTAADVMIPRIDIIAVPLDVAEDELLATFTRSRLQRLPVYRNTLDEVLGVIHVQDVLSWTVSGKKLNLKSIMKEVMFISPAMRALDLMYKMREKSSRLAIVVDEYGGVDGLVTLTTIVEEIVGEIHSDQDNQDKDLDKKDDGSIIADGRHALDEIEESMGIALMVDDLEDDVETIGGLVTSLAGHVPARGELINHPKAPVQFEVIEADPRRVKRVKIWVGGN, encoded by the coding sequence ATGCCAAGTTCATCAGAACCCGACCCGTCGCTGTTTACCCGTTTAAACGGCCTTATTAAAAAACTTTTTAAAGGGAAAAAAAGGGCTGGCGAAGCCCAAGAGCAGTCTAATCTGCGTGAAGCTTTAGAGGAGTTAATTGATGAGCATATGGAAGATGGTGGGCAGCCTATTCCCTTAGAAGAGCGAGAATTCCTAGGAAGTTTAGTTAGTTTTACAGAACTAACGGCAGCCGATGTGATGATTCCGCGCATTGACATTATTGCGGTTCCTTTGGATGTAGCAGAAGATGAACTTTTAGCGACCTTTACACGCTCACGACTCCAACGCCTTCCTGTTTATCGGAATACGTTGGATGAGGTGCTGGGTGTTATTCATGTGCAAGATGTATTGTCATGGACTGTGTCGGGCAAAAAATTAAACCTTAAATCGATCATGAAAGAGGTGATGTTTATTTCCCCTGCTATGCGCGCCTTGGACTTAATGTATAAGATGCGTGAAAAATCATCCCGCCTTGCCATCGTTGTTGATGAGTATGGGGGAGTCGATGGTTTGGTTACCTTGACCACGATTGTTGAGGAAATTGTTGGAGAAATTCATAGTGATCAGGATAATCAAGATAAGGATCTTGATAAAAAGGATGATGGCAGCATCATTGCCGATGGTCGTCATGCTCTTGATGAAATTGAAGAAAGCATGGGAATAGCCTTAATGGTCGACGATTTAGAAGATGATGTAGAAACCATCGGTGGATTGGTCACATCTCTGGCGGGGCATGTGCCGGCCCGGGGGGAATTAATTAATCACCCTAAGGCCCCAGTTCAATTTGAGGTCATTGAGGCAGATCCCCGGCGTGTAAAGCGTGTGAAGATTTGGGTGGGGGGCAACTAG
- the ybeY gene encoding rRNA maturation RNase YbeY, whose protein sequence is MPDRSSIKYSCHVLIDETSWNLSGIEWYNHISQLSQIVLSGFEWDRPVEVNIKLTNDAEVQILNRQFRHKDKPTNVLSFPVLTDEDIQFLPADFPLMLGDIALAFETITREAIEQKKSLNHHVSHLVVHGLLHLLGYDHETDLEAEEMEALEIEILSKQSIPNPYKE, encoded by the coding sequence ATGCCCGATCGAAGTAGTATCAAATATAGTTGTCATGTTCTAATTGACGAAACGTCCTGGAATTTGAGTGGGATAGAATGGTATAACCATATTTCTCAGTTATCCCAAATAGTTCTATCTGGATTTGAGTGGGATCGACCGGTTGAGGTCAATATTAAATTAACCAATGATGCAGAAGTTCAAATTTTAAATCGCCAGTTTCGCCACAAAGATAAACCAACCAATGTTCTGTCCTTTCCTGTCTTGACGGATGAGGATATCCAATTCCTTCCAGCAGATTTCCCCCTTATGTTGGGTGATATTGCTCTTGCTTTTGAAACCATAACCCGGGAAGCAATCGAGCAGAAAAAATCTCTGAACCATCATGTGAGTCATCTTGTTGTACATGGCCTACTCCATTTATTGGGGTATGATCATGAAACCGATCTAGAAGCCGAAGAAATGGAGGCTCTAGAGATTGAAATTTTATCTAAACAATCTATACCTAATCCATATAAGGAGTAA
- a CDS encoding PhoH family protein produces MHLEFSDNDLLSALVGPHDRHLTRIEQRLGVSVALRGNHIVINGPEPEASYARAAIQYLHSQLVKGFTVDTEEVESAIRMATATVPLSSGDPMLGGDESMSIATKRRMVFPRSNHQAEYMQALKTHDLVFGLGPAGTGKTYLAAAVGVSLLLSGTVERIILSRPAVEAGERLGFLPGDMREKVDPYLRPLYDALYDMLPGDQVQKRLASGEIEIAPLAFMRGRTLANAFVILDEAQNTTSAQMKMFLTRLGTNSRMVITGDLTQIDLPNGITSGLAESVRILKGIEGIKFVEFDEKDVVRHHLVSSIVKAYASDVMHNAASNIKPHARSK; encoded by the coding sequence ATGCACTTAGAGTTTTCTGATAACGACTTGTTATCAGCTCTGGTTGGTCCACACGACCGTCATTTAACCCGAATTGAGCAACGCCTTGGCGTTTCAGTGGCGCTCCGAGGCAATCACATTGTCATCAATGGTCCTGAGCCAGAGGCATCCTATGCCCGAGCAGCGATTCAGTATTTACATTCTCAGCTCGTCAAAGGGTTTACAGTTGACACTGAGGAAGTTGAATCTGCTATTCGCATGGCGACGGCAACGGTCCCATTGTCCTCAGGTGATCCAATGCTTGGTGGCGATGAAAGTATGTCAATTGCCACTAAACGTCGCATGGTATTCCCCAGATCTAATCATCAAGCAGAATATATGCAAGCCTTGAAAACCCATGATCTTGTTTTTGGGTTAGGTCCAGCCGGAACAGGTAAAACTTATTTGGCGGCAGCTGTTGGCGTTTCTTTGCTGCTGTCGGGCACGGTCGAGCGAATCATTTTATCTCGCCCTGCGGTCGAAGCCGGGGAGCGCCTTGGATTCTTGCCGGGCGATATGCGTGAAAAAGTTGACCCTTATCTCCGTCCTTTGTATGACGCTTTATATGATATGCTACCAGGTGATCAGGTACAAAAACGGCTTGCAAGCGGTGAAATTGAAATAGCTCCCTTGGCTTTTATGAGGGGTCGAACTTTGGCGAATGCCTTTGTGATTCTTGATGAAGCGCAAAATACGACATCGGCGCAAATGAAAATGTTTCTTACACGGTTGGGGACCAATTCACGCATGGTTATTACGGGCGATTTGACGCAGATTGATTTGCCGAATGGCATCACCTCAGGTTTAGCTGAATCGGTTCGTATTCTAAAAGGAATTGAAGGGATAAAATTTGTTGAATTTGATGAGAAAGATGTGGTAAGACATCATTTAGTCTCAAGTATTGTTAAGGCTTATGCATCTGATGTTATGCACAATGCAGCATCAAATATAAAACCCCATGCCCGATCGAAGTAG
- the miaB gene encoding tRNA (N6-isopentenyl adenosine(37)-C2)-methylthiotransferase MiaB yields MMQKLFIKTYGCQMNVYDSERIADILSPMGYGLTENPDEADLAILNTCHIREKAEQKMYSDLGRLRDRRDERRQDKQDMIIAVGGCVAQAEGAEIMRQAPYVDIVFGPQAYHRLPEMIARAKRAKDAKEGKVGKGVGVVDTDFPLESKFDTLPQTEVSRAASFLTIQEGCDKFCTYCVVPYTRGAEFSRPAGDILEEAKHLARLGAKEITLLGQNVNAYHGAPILGDKEWGLARLIRAVADIDGIERIRYVTSHPSDMTQDLIEAHRDVPQLMPYLHLPVQAGSNRVLEAMNRKHTRESYLEILEQLRQVRPDIALSSDFIVGFPGESDKDFEQTLDLVRQVRYAQAYSFKYSIRPGTPAGLMELQVPEEVKSERLQQLQDVLNEHQLDFNKASVGKVMKVLIERKGRHVGNLSGRSPYMQSVTIEGNDRLLGQIIDVEIKSGHANGVRGSVKLVS; encoded by the coding sequence ATGATGCAAAAACTGTTTATTAAGACCTATGGTTGTCAGATGAATGTGTATGATTCTGAAAGAATCGCCGATATTCTTTCTCCGATGGGGTATGGTTTAACAGAAAATCCAGACGAGGCGGACCTTGCGATTCTTAATACCTGCCATATTCGGGAAAAGGCAGAACAAAAGATGTACTCTGATCTTGGTCGGCTGAGAGATCGACGGGATGAACGCCGTCAAGATAAGCAAGATATGATCATTGCAGTGGGGGGATGTGTTGCTCAGGCGGAAGGAGCGGAGATTATGCGTCAAGCACCTTATGTGGATATTGTGTTTGGTCCCCAAGCCTATCACCGTTTACCAGAAATGATTGCTCGGGCAAAACGAGCCAAGGATGCGAAGGAAGGTAAGGTTGGTAAGGGTGTTGGTGTTGTTGATACAGATTTTCCCTTAGAGAGCAAATTTGATACGTTGCCTCAGACTGAAGTGAGCCGTGCTGCTTCCTTTCTGACAATTCAAGAAGGGTGTGACAAGTTTTGTACGTACTGTGTTGTGCCTTACACGCGCGGGGCCGAATTTTCTCGTCCAGCGGGCGATATTCTTGAGGAAGCAAAACATTTGGCTCGGCTGGGGGCAAAAGAGATAACTCTTTTAGGGCAAAACGTTAATGCTTATCATGGCGCACCGATCTTGGGCGATAAAGAATGGGGCCTTGCACGGTTGATTCGGGCTGTGGCCGATATTGATGGTATTGAACGGATCCGCTATGTCACCTCTCACCCCAGCGATATGACTCAAGATTTGATTGAGGCGCACCGTGATGTCCCCCAACTCATGCCTTATTTGCATTTGCCAGTGCAAGCGGGCTCTAACCGGGTGCTTGAGGCAATGAACCGCAAGCATACGCGGGAAAGCTATTTGGAAATTCTTGAGCAATTGCGTCAAGTGCGTCCTGATATTGCTTTGTCCTCAGACTTTATTGTTGGGTTTCCCGGTGAATCTGATAAAGATTTTGAACAAACGTTGGATTTAGTTCGCCAAGTCCGCTATGCTCAAGCTTATTCTTTTAAGTACAGTATACGTCCTGGAACACCAGCGGGACTAATGGAATTGCAAGTTCCTGAAGAGGTTAAGTCAGAGCGATTGCAACAATTGCAAGATGTTCTCAATGAGCATCAGTTAGACTTTAATAAAGCCAGTGTCGGCAAAGTTATGAAAGTCTTAATAGAACGTAAAGGTCGTCATGTAGGCAATTTAAGTGGCCGTTCCCCTTATATGCAGTCGGTCACCATTGAGGGAAATGATCGTTTGCTCGGACAAATTATTGACGTTGAAATTAAATCGGGTCATGCTAATGGTGTAAGGGGAAGTGTTAAACTCGTTTCATAA
- a CDS encoding Fur family transcriptional regulator, translating into MSHQGQSRVEQLCFKKGLRMTDQRRVVARVLSESTDHPDVEQLFRRCQMLDANISLATVYRTVRLMEKAGILERHEFKDGRSRYEEISDHPHYHLIDIQSGHVIEFHSPGIEALQRQIAAKYGYELVDQRLELYAIPLKKRKNNDAKTVY; encoded by the coding sequence ATGTCGCATCAGGGGCAATCTCGGGTTGAGCAACTCTGTTTTAAAAAAGGGTTGAGAATGACCGATCAACGTCGTGTTGTTGCCCGGGTTTTATCTGAGTCAACAGATCACCCTGATGTCGAACAATTGTTTCGTCGCTGTCAAATGCTGGATGCGAATATTAGTTTGGCTACTGTTTATCGCACAGTACGGCTTATGGAAAAGGCCGGTATTCTTGAGCGTCATGAATTTAAAGATGGTCGCTCGCGCTATGAAGAAATTTCTGATCACCCTCACTATCATCTTATTGATATTCAGTCCGGACATGTTATAGAATTTCATAGTCCGGGAATTGAAGCACTTCAACGTCAAATTGCAGCAAAATACGGATATGAACTCGTAGATCAACGTCTGGAGTTATATGCTATCCCCCTAAAAAAGAGAAAAAACAATGATGCAAAAACTGTTTATTAA
- a CDS encoding MucR family transcriptional regulator, with protein MTIPAIAEQHPDTHDILGLTTAIVSAHLSTKETDAAEIPNLIKMIHDTLKGLSSAGGRLPQMTAVAPAVPIEESVQPDYIVCLEDGRQLQVLKRHLKTAFGMSIDEYKKRWGLPADYPTVAPNYSKRRSNIAKDTGLGNTPKKRKSSLKSAA; from the coding sequence ATGACGATACCAGCTATTGCTGAACAGCACCCTGATACACATGATATTCTAGGGCTTACAACAGCGATCGTTTCTGCTCACCTATCGACAAAAGAAACAGATGCCGCTGAAATTCCAAATCTTATAAAGATGATTCACGACACCTTAAAGGGTTTGTCTTCTGCTGGGGGCCGTTTGCCCCAAATGACAGCAGTGGCTCCAGCAGTTCCGATTGAGGAATCTGTTCAACCCGATTACATCGTTTGCCTTGAGGATGGGCGTCAACTTCAAGTGCTTAAACGTCACTTAAAAACAGCATTTGGAATGAGTATCGATGAGTATAAAAAGCGGTGGGGCTTACCGGCGGATTATCCGACCGTTGCGCCAAATTATTCTAAGCGCCGCAGCAACATTGCAAAGGATACAGGGCTGGGTAATACACCAAAGAAACGCAAGTCTTCTTTAAAGTCTGCCGCCTAA
- a CDS encoding GNAT family N-acetyltransferase, translated as MIRLDEHTAPILARIHAESVDPPWSEASFRSLLRLPTILGLAYSDFSAFILLSVIEDEAEILTFATQKEFRRQGRGLSLLKECLNYLFRQKVEKFFLEVNENNFAAIGLYEQLDFKKYGVRESYYTNSNQEVSNALLMRWDGIK; from the coding sequence ATGATCCGACTTGATGAACACACAGCTCCGATTTTAGCTCGCATTCATGCGGAAAGTGTTGATCCGCCTTGGTCAGAGGCATCTTTCCGTTCTTTATTGAGATTGCCAACCATCTTAGGTTTAGCTTATTCTGACTTTTCAGCATTTATTTTGCTGTCGGTGATTGAGGATGAAGCAGAGATTTTAACATTTGCGACGCAAAAAGAATTTCGACGTCAGGGAAGGGGGCTATCTTTGTTAAAAGAATGTCTTAATTATCTTTTTAGACAAAAAGTTGAAAAATTTTTTTTAGAGGTCAATGAGAATAATTTTGCTGCTATTGGCCTTTATGAGCAATTAGATTTCAAAAAATACGGAGTCAGAGAAAGTTATTATACTAATAGTAATCAAGAAGTATCAAATGCCCTATTAATGCGATGGGATGGAATAAAATAA
- the tsaB gene encoding tRNA (adenosine(37)-N6)-threonylcarbamoyltransferase complex dimerization subunit type 1 TsaB, with amino-acid sequence MTTQSSTILSFDSTGSQDSVAVRVNGQVHGKLLPKGGSGLQSAILVTELAQLLSDSERTLADIDVLCVVTGPGSFTGIRLGLATAQGLKLATNCSIFAPTLLDVLLCCQKDSIAVVDSKRGDYFVKMDGIVSPMTLEQVQQIALRRSIVSVNSIPGIEVVLLQQSIAQALITFYDHCDHREQFMSLEPFYIRTPEFSKKKPFIFNQQETA; translated from the coding sequence TTGACGACTCAATCTAGCACAATCCTTAGTTTTGACTCAACCGGTAGTCAAGATTCGGTTGCCGTCAGGGTGAATGGTCAGGTTCATGGTAAGTTGCTGCCAAAAGGTGGAAGTGGGCTGCAGTCAGCGATTTTAGTAACAGAGTTGGCTCAGTTGCTGTCGGATAGCGAGCGGACATTAGCAGATATTGATGTACTGTGTGTTGTGACCGGCCCAGGGTCCTTTACAGGGATACGCTTAGGATTGGCAACAGCCCAGGGATTAAAGCTGGCAACCAATTGCTCTATTTTTGCGCCAACCCTTTTAGATGTATTGCTCTGCTGCCAGAAAGATAGCATTGCGGTCGTGGATTCTAAACGGGGTGATTATTTTGTGAAGATGGATGGCATCGTCTCACCGATGACGTTAGAGCAGGTTCAACAGATTGCCTTAAGGCGTTCCATTGTCTCGGTGAATTCAATTCCAGGCATTGAGGTGGTCTTGCTGCAGCAGTCAATCGCCCAGGCATTAATCACATTTTATGACCACTGTGATCACCGGGAACAGTTCATGAGTCTAGAGCCATTCTATATTCGAACACCCGAGTTTTCTAAGAAAAAGCCATTTATTTTCAATCAACAGGAGACCGCCTAG